In one Micromonospora polyrhachis genomic region, the following are encoded:
- the folE gene encoding GTP cyclohydrolase I yields the protein MTRPTPQQALSDWVASLHPDIPAVAAAIAASQAEAPDRISSAYREMLSGYRTNRDDLIKVTVELDESTEYAGLVVARDIPFVSLCAHHFLPFFGHIQMAYQPGRIILGIGKLPRLVDMRARRFQIQEFIARDLCDDLMDGAHARGAFVQTSARHLCVCGRGPNKPEVWNTTTYARGSLGHWRQLPNDA from the coding sequence ATGACCCGGCCCACACCGCAGCAGGCGCTCTCCGATTGGGTTGCCTCGCTGCATCCCGACATCCCCGCCGTCGCCGCCGCGATCGCCGCTTCCCAGGCCGAGGCACCGGACCGTATCTCGTCAGCCTATCGAGAAATGCTCTCCGGATACCGGACGAATCGCGACGACCTCATCAAGGTCACCGTCGAGCTGGACGAGTCCACCGAATACGCCGGTCTTGTCGTCGCCCGTGACATCCCGTTCGTATCGCTCTGCGCACACCACTTCCTGCCGTTCTTCGGGCACATCCAGATGGCCTATCAGCCGGGCCGGATCATTCTCGGCATCGGCAAGCTCCCCCGACTCGTCGACATGCGGGCACGGCGGTTCCAGATCCAGGAGTTCATCGCCCGGGACCTGTGCGACGACCTCATGGACGGTGCCCACGCCCGCGGTGCCTTCGTACAGACCTCGGCACGACATCTGTGCGTCTGCGGCCGAGGGCCCAACAAGCCCGAGGTCTGGAACACCACCACCTACGCGCGGGGCAGCCTCGGCCACTGGCGCCAGCTGCCCAACGACGCCTGA
- a CDS encoding thiamine pyrophosphate-binding protein — protein MVDWSALLPAEIDHIIAVPDSLLSPVIARVVESTAVDYLQTVHESQAVALAAGLALAGRQPLLCMENSGLRAACETIARLALLHQLPILCLVSHRGEFGDPNWWAQDHSEHMSGIIALFHLRSTVVRTTEELTAALRAGSDVVRTRMRSVVVIASTDLLEGLRRAIG, from the coding sequence ATGGTCGACTGGTCGGCGCTGCTACCCGCCGAGATCGACCACATCATCGCCGTACCCGATTCGTTGCTCTCCCCGGTGATCGCCCGGGTGGTGGAGTCGACGGCGGTCGACTATCTGCAGACGGTGCACGAGTCCCAGGCGGTGGCCCTCGCGGCAGGACTGGCCCTGGCCGGTCGCCAACCACTGCTCTGCATGGAGAACTCCGGTCTGCGGGCCGCCTGCGAGACCATCGCCCGGTTGGCGCTGCTGCACCAACTCCCGATCCTGTGCCTGGTGTCGCACCGTGGCGAGTTCGGCGACCCGAACTGGTGGGCCCAGGACCATTCCGAGCACATGTCCGGGATCATCGCCCTGTTCCACCTGCGCTCGACCGTGGTGCGTACCACTGAGGAGCTGACCGCCGCCTTGCGGGCCGGCTCCGACGTGGTCCGGACCCGGATGCGCTCCGTCGTGGTCATTGCCAGCACCGACCTCCTGGAAGGGCTACGTCGTGCGATCGGTTGA
- a CDS encoding thiamine pyrophosphate-dependent enzyme → MRSVDAVGLVHDVLGDDVVVVAGVGRSAYCALRYWPGRTLPVDALGDVLPLALGLAVGFGPRARLVSLEGDGSFLFGLNGLTTLAMLGDRLASFTAVVLDNDRYESAGGLPSRHFPLDWAALAAAFRLRFAQAGELDEIPAAARATAPVGLLRLMVHDDVPLPVPTRPENGRETVHAFRAMLAARYEVALPVAARKF, encoded by the coding sequence GTGCGATCGGTTGACGCGGTTGGTCTGGTCCACGACGTGCTCGGGGACGACGTGGTCGTCGTGGCCGGCGTCGGTCGGTCCGCCTACTGCGCGTTGCGGTACTGGCCAGGCCGTACGCTTCCGGTCGACGCACTGGGCGACGTCCTCCCGCTCGCCCTCGGCCTGGCCGTCGGGTTCGGCCCTCGGGCCCGACTGGTGTCGCTGGAGGGCGACGGGTCCTTCCTGTTCGGGCTCAACGGCCTGACCACCCTGGCCATGCTGGGTGACCGGCTCGCCTCGTTCACCGCGGTCGTGCTGGACAACGATCGGTACGAATCAGCCGGCGGCCTCCCATCCCGGCACTTCCCGTTGGACTGGGCAGCGCTGGCAGCCGCGTTTCGGCTACGGTTCGCGCAGGCTGGGGAGCTTGACGAGATCCCTGCCGCAGCCCGCGCCACGGCCCCGGTCGGGTTGCTGCGACTGATGGTGCACGACGACGTCCCACTGCCCGTCCCGACCCGGCCTGAGAACGGCCGCGAGACCGTCCATGCGTTCCGGGCGATGCTGGCCGCCCGGTACGAGGTGGCGCTGCCGGTCGCCGCGCGGAAGTTCTAG
- a CDS encoding NUDIX hydrolase, whose translation MKIIDKLAWLRVEDGKILSTRSYGKDAYYIPGGKREAGESDHEALKREIQEELCVDLVDDTIELAEVFEAQAHGKAEGMIVRMTCYRSDYKGSLKPGAEIEEVIWLDYSGREKSSMVDKLIFDWLHDRGEL comes from the coding sequence GTGAAGATTATCGACAAGCTGGCCTGGCTACGGGTAGAGGACGGCAAGATCCTGAGCACCCGCTCATACGGAAAGGACGCCTATTACATTCCTGGCGGCAAGCGTGAGGCGGGCGAGAGCGATCACGAGGCGCTGAAGCGGGAGATCCAGGAGGAGCTCTGCGTCGACCTGGTCGACGACACGATCGAACTGGCCGAGGTCTTCGAGGCACAGGCCCACGGCAAGGCCGAGGGCATGATCGTGCGGATGACCTGCTACCGGTCGGACTACAAGGGCTCACTCAAGCCCGGTGCGGAAATCGAGGAAGTCATCTGGTTGGACTACTCCGGTCGGGAAAAGTCGTCCATGGTGGACAAGCTGATCTTCGACTGGCTGCACGACCGCGGCGAGCTGTAA